The proteins below come from a single Salinilacihabitans rarus genomic window:
- the gvpL gene encoding gas vesicle protein GvpL, whose protein sequence is MTDDVGRAVENGGPETAEDAAEEPPEFDEGRYVYCVVRAEADDADAFEGVTGLEDEPVSLVAVDGVGAVVHACEGLYDSADLGEIRRWLVRHQSVVDAAAERFGTPLPFQFDTIVRGDDGTVREWLREERETLADVLGSLAGHWEYRIEVVRTDPVDAAALEADDERLAGLRERIDDAAEGTAFLLEKRYDRRAAELRRDRREALAADLRERLAGPAREVHELDRSPAATLDEADGSDEAGETVCRLTVLAREDREDAVGSVLDDVAAEPGIEVRFTGPWPPYTFVPDLGDETDAGSAGGRG, encoded by the coding sequence GTGACCGACGACGTCGGGCGAGCGGTCGAGAACGGCGGCCCGGAGACGGCGGAGGACGCGGCGGAAGAGCCGCCGGAGTTCGACGAGGGCCGGTACGTCTACTGCGTCGTCCGCGCCGAGGCGGACGACGCCGACGCGTTCGAGGGCGTGACGGGCCTCGAAGACGAACCCGTCTCGCTCGTCGCCGTCGACGGCGTCGGCGCGGTCGTCCACGCCTGCGAGGGGCTGTACGACTCCGCCGACCTCGGGGAGATCCGCCGCTGGCTCGTCCGCCACCAGTCGGTCGTCGACGCGGCCGCCGAGCGCTTTGGCACCCCGCTGCCGTTCCAGTTCGACACCATCGTCCGCGGCGACGACGGGACCGTCCGCGAGTGGCTCCGCGAGGAGCGCGAGACGCTCGCGGACGTCCTCGGATCGCTGGCGGGCCACTGGGAGTACCGGATCGAGGTCGTCCGGACCGACCCGGTCGACGCGGCCGCCCTCGAAGCGGACGACGAGCGACTGGCGGGCCTCCGCGAGCGGATCGACGACGCCGCCGAGGGGACGGCGTTCCTCCTGGAGAAGCGCTACGACCGGCGGGCCGCCGAGCTACGGCGGGACCGCCGGGAGGCACTGGCGGCCGACCTCCGCGAGCGGCTGGCGGGGCCCGCCCGCGAGGTCCACGAACTCGACCGGTCGCCGGCCGCGACGCTCGACGAGGCGGACGGGAGCGACGAGGCGGGCGAGACGGTCTGCCGGCTGACGGTCCTCGCACGCGAGGACCGGGAGGACGCGGTCGGATCGGTGCTCGACGACGTGGCGGCCGAGCCGGGGATCGAGGTGCGGTTCACGGGGCCGTGGCCGCCGTACACGTTCGTCCCGGACCTCGGGGACGAGACCGACGCCGGCTCCGCCGGCGGGAGGGGGTAG
- the gvpM gene encoding gas vesicle protein GvpM, with product MEPTRNEDALVDVLDVLLRDGAVLRADVIVSVAEIPLIGIKLTAAIAGMETMTEYGLFEEWDTTRRKAAVARRQYRRGERRREPERREASALRQRSAADDRDGED from the coding sequence GTGGAGCCGACCAGAAACGAGGACGCGCTGGTCGACGTCCTCGACGTGCTCCTGCGTGACGGGGCCGTCCTCCGGGCGGACGTGATCGTCTCGGTCGCGGAGATTCCGCTGATCGGGATCAAGCTGACGGCCGCCATCGCGGGCATGGAGACGATGACCGAGTACGGCCTGTTCGAGGAGTGGGACACCACCCGGCGGAAGGCCGCCGTCGCCAGACGGCAGTACCGCCGCGGCGAGCGCCGGCGGGAACCGGAGCGACGCGAGGCGTCGGCCCTGCGCCAGCGGTCGGCAGCGGACGATCGAGACGGGGAAGACTGA
- a CDS encoding Gfo/Idh/MocA family protein, producing MTSQRDATTPIRLGIVGLGYIGTTVGSQFHRHPEATVAAVCDLDEARLAEVGDRFVVAEDRRYPSYEAMLGDAGLDAVLVGTPHTLHYEQVTAALDRGLHVYCDKPLATDYGHARDLAERAATGPETLMVGYQRHLQTAFQTAHERFREASPTWLTASITQGWIEASAGNWRLDPDLSGGGFLYDTGSHVLDGVLWTTGLEPESVRASMVFHDDERRVDRRAHLDVRFSNGATGAFSFYGDAPAVREHLHVWDEEGAVYLEGKEWRSRRVFEIDAESAEHVPYIDPRREQSRADAFVRSVLDGTEPPATARDALKVTALTEAAYESARSGERVAVGP from the coding sequence ATGACGTCACAGCGAGACGCCACGACACCGATTCGCCTCGGGATCGTCGGCCTCGGCTACATCGGCACGACGGTCGGCAGTCAGTTCCACCGCCACCCCGAGGCGACCGTCGCGGCCGTCTGCGACCTCGACGAGGCGCGCCTCGCGGAGGTCGGCGACCGGTTCGTCGTCGCCGAGGACCGCAGGTACCCCTCCTACGAGGCGATGCTCGGGGACGCCGGCCTCGACGCCGTCCTCGTGGGGACGCCCCACACGCTGCACTACGAGCAGGTGACCGCCGCGCTCGACCGCGGCTTACACGTCTACTGCGACAAGCCGTTAGCGACCGACTACGGGCACGCCCGCGACCTCGCCGAGCGGGCGGCGACGGGGCCGGAGACGCTGATGGTCGGCTACCAGCGCCACCTCCAGACGGCGTTTCAGACCGCCCACGAGCGCTTCCGGGAGGCCTCGCCGACGTGGCTCACCGCCTCGATCACCCAGGGGTGGATCGAGGCCTCCGCGGGCAACTGGCGCCTCGACCCCGACCTCTCCGGCGGCGGCTTCCTCTACGACACCGGCAGCCACGTTCTGGACGGCGTACTCTGGACGACCGGCCTCGAACCGGAGTCGGTACGCGCGAGCATGGTCTTCCACGACGACGAGCGGCGCGTCGACCGCCGCGCCCACCTCGACGTCCGCTTCTCGAACGGCGCGACGGGGGCGTTCTCCTTCTACGGCGACGCGCCGGCCGTCCGCGAACACCTCCACGTCTGGGACGAGGAGGGCGCGGTCTACCTCGAAGGCAAGGAGTGGCGCTCGCGTCGGGTCTTCGAGATCGACGCCGAGAGCGCGGAACACGTTCCCTACATCGATCCGCGCCGCGAGCAGTCCCGCGCCGACGCCTTCGTCCGGAGCGTCCTCGACGGGACGGAACCGCCGGCGACCGCCCGCGACGCCCTGAAAGTGACGGCGCTGACCGAGGCGGCCTACGAGTCCGCGCGCTCGGGCGAGCGCGTCGCCGTCGGACCGTAG
- a CDS encoding glutaredoxin family protein: MAITLYELDGCPYCETVADALDEAGVDYESVWVDAPHSERDEVKRVSGQRAVPVLVDDERGVTMAESENILAYVERTLA, from the coding sequence ATGGCGATCACGCTGTACGAACTCGACGGCTGTCCCTACTGCGAGACGGTGGCCGACGCGCTCGACGAGGCCGGCGTCGACTACGAGAGCGTGTGGGTCGACGCCCCGCACTCCGAGCGCGACGAGGTCAAGCGCGTCTCCGGCCAGCGTGCCGTGCCGGTGCTCGTCGACGACGAGCGCGGGGTCACGATGGCCGAGTCCGAGAACATCCTCGCGTACGTCGAGCGGACGCTCGCGTGA
- a CDS encoding nucleotidyltransferase domain-containing protein, with protein sequence MPPLGDDHRAAIRTLATELEGAGVTWALTGSASFALQGVPVEPDDVDVQTTAEGASEIERRFAERVVEPVSFSAAERIRSHFGAFEVEGVRVEVMGAVQKRRADGRWESPVDVAAHRREVSLDGVCVPVLSLAYEARAYERLGRTERAALLREHVE encoded by the coding sequence ATGCCCCCGCTCGGCGACGACCACCGCGCCGCGATCCGGACGCTCGCGACCGAACTCGAAGGGGCCGGCGTGACGTGGGCGCTTACGGGCAGCGCGAGTTTCGCGCTGCAGGGCGTGCCGGTCGAACCGGACGACGTCGACGTGCAGACGACCGCCGAGGGCGCCTCCGAGATCGAACGGCGGTTCGCGGAGCGGGTCGTCGAACCGGTCTCGTTCTCCGCGGCCGAGCGGATTCGCTCGCATTTCGGCGCGTTCGAGGTCGAGGGCGTCCGGGTCGAGGTCATGGGCGCGGTCCAGAAGCGGCGGGCGGACGGACGCTGGGAGTCGCCGGTCGACGTGGCGGCCCACCGCAGGGAGGTGTCCCTCGACGGCGTGTGCGTGCCCGTCCTCTCGCTCGCGTACGAGGCGCGGGCCTACGAGCGGCTGGGCCGGACCGAGCGGGCCGCCCTGCTGCGCGAACACGTCGAGTGA
- a CDS encoding FxLYD domain-containing protein, with product MSDAGTGRRRYLAALCGAVATVAGCGAAETAPRYESGEADGNASANGSRSAEQLETAEALAVTEADEDADHREGLAVVDHEYVVYDDYRGPTVEGVVENDGDEPLRRVEARVRVYDDAGHQLGRYVDRTGDLEPGDTWRFEVLVLESPGDVASYDVAVVGL from the coding sequence GTGAGCGACGCCGGGACGGGCCGGCGACGGTACCTGGCGGCGCTCTGCGGCGCCGTGGCGACGGTCGCCGGCTGCGGCGCCGCGGAGACCGCACCGCGGTACGAGTCCGGCGAGGCCGACGGCAACGCGTCGGCCAACGGCTCGCGGTCGGCCGAGCAACTGGAGACGGCCGAGGCGCTCGCCGTGACCGAGGCCGACGAGGACGCCGACCACCGCGAGGGGCTCGCGGTGGTCGACCACGAGTACGTCGTCTACGACGACTACCGCGGGCCGACCGTCGAGGGAGTCGTCGAGAACGACGGCGACGAACCCCTCAGGCGCGTGGAGGCCCGCGTCCGCGTCTACGACGACGCGGGCCACCAGCTCGGCCGGTACGTCGACCGCACGGGCGACCTCGAACCGGGGGACACGTGGCGGTTCGAGGTGCTCGTCCTCGAATCGCCGGGCGACGTGGCGAGCTACGACGTCGCGGTCGTCGGGCTGTGA
- a CDS encoding zinc-dependent alcohol dehydrogenase family protein produces the protein MRAAVLEAYGEPLAIRDVDYPEPEPDQVIVETRACGVCRSDWHAWRGDWGWIGAQAPEGQILGHEPAGVVAEVGADVETLSAGDRVTVPFHLADGTCPHCRAGRANVCETVLPLGFTGIAPGAFAEAFPVREADFNCVRLPDAVDFAEMAGLGCRFVTAYHALADRADLRAGDAVAVHGCGGVGLSAVHVAAALGAHPIAVDVREEKLERARDLGAVETVNAAAVETVHAEVKAAAGGGADVSIDALGVAETCRNSIRSLGRRGTHVQIGLTSGEEQGEVSIPVDAMTMQEIDVRGSFGMPPVRYEELFRLIERGTLDPGRIVGERLSLDDLPETLAAMDDYETVGIPVVTEF, from the coding sequence ATGCGCGCCGCAGTCCTCGAAGCGTACGGCGAACCGCTCGCGATTCGCGACGTCGACTACCCCGAACCGGAACCCGATCAGGTGATCGTCGAGACGCGGGCCTGTGGGGTCTGTCGCAGCGACTGGCACGCGTGGCGCGGCGACTGGGGGTGGATCGGGGCGCAGGCGCCGGAGGGCCAGATCCTCGGGCACGAACCCGCCGGCGTCGTCGCCGAGGTGGGCGCGGACGTCGAGACCCTCTCGGCGGGCGACCGCGTCACCGTCCCCTTCCACCTCGCCGACGGCACCTGCCCGCACTGCCGGGCCGGGCGGGCGAACGTCTGCGAGACGGTGCTCCCGCTCGGCTTCACCGGAATCGCCCCCGGCGCGTTCGCCGAGGCGTTCCCCGTCCGCGAGGCGGATTTCAACTGCGTCCGGTTGCCCGACGCGGTCGACTTCGCGGAGATGGCCGGCCTCGGCTGTCGGTTCGTGACGGCCTACCACGCGCTCGCCGACCGCGCGGACCTCCGCGCCGGCGACGCCGTCGCGGTCCACGGCTGTGGCGGCGTCGGCCTCTCGGCGGTCCACGTCGCCGCGGCGCTGGGCGCACACCCGATCGCGGTCGACGTCCGCGAGGAGAAACTCGAACGCGCCCGCGACCTCGGCGCCGTCGAGACCGTAAACGCCGCCGCGGTCGAGACCGTCCACGCGGAGGTGAAGGCGGCCGCCGGCGGCGGCGCCGACGTCTCGATCGACGCCCTCGGCGTCGCGGAGACCTGCCGGAACTCGATCCGCAGCCTCGGCCGGCGCGGGACCCACGTCCAGATCGGGCTCACCTCCGGCGAGGAACAGGGGGAGGTGTCGATCCCCGTCGACGCGATGACCATGCAGGAGATCGACGTCCGCGGCTCGTTCGGGATGCCGCCGGTCCGCTACGAGGAGCTGTTCCGCCTCATCGAGCGCGGGACGCTCGACCCCGGGCGGATCGTCGGCGAGCGGCTCTCGCTCGACGACCTCCCGGAGACCCTCGCCGCGATGGACGACTACGAGACGGTCGGCATCCCCGTCGTCACCGAGTTCTGA
- a CDS encoding ribonucleotide-diphosphate reductase subunit beta: MATDATRPRLDRDRRSYRYYRNAVERHWDPHEIDLAADREAIADLSEASFDGLRSTLALFGAGEEAVTEDLAPLSVVLDDVADQLFVTTQLYEEAKHADFFDRYWETVIGPEEERRGGERTSPTDDRWFGEAYDELFARNEAAMAALLDDDGPENRALAYCHYHLTIEGILAQTGYYGVQRNFSGEFEALPELPGLVEGFSKIRSDEGRHVGFGMWKLKRLLAGGEVDPSLLHETVGDLAALTRRIVGEASVEGEPGVPEAGLVEYAAEKHAQRMAQITDDAGEFPSVEELVRLEE; the protein is encoded by the coding sequence ATGGCCACGGACGCCACGCGACCGCGGCTGGACCGCGACCGGCGGTCGTACCGCTACTACCGCAACGCGGTCGAGCGCCACTGGGACCCCCACGAGATCGACCTCGCGGCGGACCGCGAGGCCATCGCAGACCTCTCCGAGGCGTCGTTCGACGGCCTCCGCTCGACGCTCGCGCTGTTCGGCGCCGGCGAGGAGGCCGTCACCGAGGACCTCGCGCCGCTGTCGGTCGTCCTCGACGACGTCGCCGATCAGTTGTTCGTCACCACCCAGCTATACGAGGAGGCAAAGCACGCCGACTTCTTCGACCGCTACTGGGAAACGGTGATCGGCCCCGAGGAGGAGCGCCGCGGCGGCGAGCGGACGTCACCGACCGACGACCGGTGGTTCGGCGAGGCCTACGACGAACTGTTCGCGCGCAACGAGGCGGCGATGGCCGCGCTGCTCGACGACGACGGCCCCGAGAACCGGGCGCTGGCGTACTGTCACTACCACCTGACGATCGAGGGCATCCTCGCCCAGACGGGCTACTACGGCGTCCAGCGCAACTTCAGCGGCGAGTTCGAGGCGCTGCCGGAGCTACCGGGGCTCGTCGAGGGCTTCTCGAAGATCCGCAGCGACGAGGGCCGCCACGTCGGCTTCGGGATGTGGAAGCTGAAGCGGCTACTCGCCGGCGGCGAGGTCGACCCCTCGCTGCTCCACGAGACGGTCGGCGACCTCGCGGCGCTCACCCGGCGCATCGTCGGCGAGGCGAGCGTCGAGGGCGAACCCGGCGTTCCCGAGGCGGGCCTCGTCGAGTACGCCGCCGAGAAGCACGCCCAGCGGATGGCACAGATCACCGACGACGCGGGCGAGTTCCCGTCGGTCGAGGAACTGGTGCGCCTCGAGGAGTGA
- a CDS encoding MutS-related protein — translation MRLEEYWGVGPKTRETLVDGLGAEAAVEAIESGDVRALVDAGLPRGRATRILRRATGGEGMETLATSDARAAYKELLDLAVEHAVTERAADRIRILTPLSSREAMAERLDAVLAARDAWAALPEGDREAVLAAYDRYDEREGSELAAVEAALALAEAGVDAGPFAAIADLDREALAEAAAALSALDDGRVREGADEELDRLRDALGTVEDVDANALNLIEELREDGVRDVAGFRDAFEDRLVADAGVTIDRVREAIPADATDATDFVGATLRGLRADLTDAVDEREAAVASDLEATLADAREAVDRAVSAVDEIALHLSLARFALAYDCTRPTFVETEARGASDRASAGTAREGRRAAVSVVGARNLRLAASDEESVQPVTYALGDHAVDEVPDGVGSAPGDDRVAVLTGANSGGKTTLLETLCQVVLLASMGLPVPAERAAVTPVDALVFHRRHASFNAGVLESTLRSIVPPLSGDGRTLMLVDEFEAITEPGSAADLLHGLVTLTVERDALGVFVTHLADDLEPLPPEARVDGIFAEGLGADLELRVDYQPRFDTVGRSTPEFIVSRLVANASDRAERAGFETLAEAVGHEAVQRTLADARWDE, via the coding sequence ATGCGACTCGAGGAGTACTGGGGGGTCGGGCCGAAGACGCGCGAGACGCTCGTCGACGGACTGGGGGCCGAGGCGGCGGTCGAGGCCATCGAGAGCGGCGACGTCCGCGCGCTGGTCGACGCCGGCCTCCCGCGGGGCCGGGCGACGCGAATCCTGCGCCGGGCGACCGGCGGGGAGGGGATGGAGACGCTGGCGACGAGCGACGCCCGCGCGGCGTACAAGGAGCTACTCGATCTGGCGGTCGAGCACGCGGTCACCGAGCGCGCCGCCGACCGGATCCGGATTCTCACGCCGCTGTCGAGCCGCGAGGCGATGGCGGAGCGCCTCGACGCGGTGCTCGCGGCCCGCGACGCGTGGGCGGCCCTCCCCGAGGGCGACCGCGAGGCCGTCCTCGCGGCGTACGACCGCTACGACGAGCGCGAGGGGAGCGAACTGGCCGCCGTGGAGGCGGCCCTCGCGCTGGCCGAGGCGGGCGTCGACGCCGGGCCGTTCGCGGCGATCGCCGACCTCGACCGCGAGGCCCTCGCGGAGGCCGCGGCGGCGCTGTCGGCGCTCGACGACGGGCGCGTCCGCGAGGGAGCCGACGAGGAACTCGACCGCCTGCGCGACGCCCTCGGGACGGTCGAGGACGTGGACGCGAACGCCCTCAACCTGATCGAGGAGTTACGCGAGGACGGCGTCCGCGACGTGGCCGGCTTCCGCGACGCGTTCGAGGATCGGCTGGTCGCCGACGCGGGCGTGACGATCGACCGGGTCCGCGAGGCGATACCGGCCGACGCGACCGACGCGACGGACTTCGTCGGCGCGACGCTGCGCGGGCTCCGGGCCGACCTGACCGACGCCGTCGACGAGCGCGAGGCGGCCGTGGCGAGCGACCTCGAGGCGACGCTGGCCGACGCCCGCGAGGCGGTCGACCGGGCCGTCTCGGCGGTCGACGAGATCGCGTTGCACCTCTCGCTCGCGCGGTTCGCGCTGGCGTACGACTGCACGCGCCCGACGTTCGTGGAGACCGAGGCGCGCGGCGCCTCGGACCGGGCGAGCGCGGGAACCGCGCGAGAGGGGCGCCGCGCGGCCGTCTCCGTCGTCGGGGCGCGCAACCTCCGGCTGGCCGCGAGCGACGAGGAGTCCGTCCAGCCCGTGACGTACGCGCTTGGCGACCACGCCGTCGACGAGGTTCCCGACGGCGTCGGCTCGGCCCCCGGCGACGACCGCGTCGCCGTCCTCACGGGGGCAAACAGCGGCGGGAAGACGACGCTGCTGGAGACGCTCTGTCAGGTGGTCCTGCTGGCGTCGATGGGCCTGCCGGTCCCCGCCGAGCGCGCCGCGGTGACCCCCGTCGACGCGCTGGTGTTCCACCGTCGCCACGCCAGTTTCAACGCGGGCGTCCTCGAATCGACGCTGCGCTCGATCGTCCCGCCGCTTTCCGGCGACGGGCGCACCCTCATGCTCGTCGACGAGTTCGAGGCGATCACCGAACCCGGCAGCGCCGCCGACCTGCTGCACGGCCTCGTGACGCTCACCGTCGAGCGCGACGCGCTGGGCGTGTTCGTCACCCACCTCGCGGACGACCTGGAGCCGCTGCCGCCCGAGGCACGCGTCGACGGCATCTTCGCCGAGGGGCTGGGGGCCGACCTCGAACTGCGCGTCGACTACCAGCCGCGGTTCGACACGGTGGGACGGTCGACGCCCGAGTTCATCGTCTCGCGGCTCGTCGCGAACGCGAGCGACCGGGCCGAGCGCGCGGGCTTCGAGACGCTCGCGGAGGCGGTCGGTCACGAGGCCGTCCAGCGGACGCTGGCGGACGCCCGCTGGGACGAGTGA
- a CDS encoding DUF6735 family protein: MGHRALVAYRRPDRRYDLRYSHWGGEGLALATAITHDAPLARSAVDAELLAAGVALDHVLTDYLDPRGYEALYLVSPAFAVRPYRAFWLGWGDGRRRGRGALVAADPGDDLELRTWFRATKTALADVVEMGVLSRRAAQAYLEARVCEDRDGHLYTYDAPSDEGVGEP, encoded by the coding sequence ATGGGACATAGGGCGCTCGTCGCCTACCGGCGACCCGACCGCCGCTACGACCTCCGGTACAGCCACTGGGGCGGCGAGGGCCTCGCGCTCGCGACCGCGATCACGCACGACGCGCCGCTGGCCCGCAGTGCCGTCGACGCCGAACTGCTCGCCGCCGGCGTCGCGCTCGATCACGTCCTGACCGACTACCTCGACCCGCGCGGCTACGAGGCGCTGTACCTCGTCTCCCCCGCGTTCGCGGTGCGACCCTACCGCGCGTTCTGGCTCGGCTGGGGCGACGGCCGCCGCCGGGGCCGGGGCGCGCTCGTCGCGGCCGACCCCGGCGACGACCTCGAACTCCGGACGTGGTTTCGCGCCACGAAGACCGCGCTGGCCGACGTCGTCGAGATGGGCGTCCTCTCGCGGCGGGCGGCGCAGGCGTACCTCGAAGCGCGCGTCTGCGAGGATCGGGACGGTCACCTCTACACCTACGACGCCCCGTCGGACGAGGGCGTCGGCGAGCCGTGA
- a CDS encoding HAD family hydrolase, producing the protein MRYDAVVFDNDGVLTTPTRREALRRAMRTAFESVGAVAPADEHLDTLISPDVPSLRSIATEHGVEASELWAARERAAVEVQYEEIRAGQKTLYDDVSSLDDLTAPRAIVSNNQHETIANIVEHFGLDGFDPWYGREPTIAGIERKKPTPYYLERAIDDIGCSNPLYVGDSWVDVAAADAVGIDSAFVWRDHRDGYDLTAFDLESEPTHEIDTLAELPGLVSG; encoded by the coding sequence ATGCGATACGACGCAGTCGTCTTCGACAACGACGGCGTGTTGACGACGCCGACCCGACGGGAGGCCCTCCGGCGGGCGATGCGAACCGCCTTCGAGAGCGTCGGCGCGGTCGCGCCGGCCGACGAGCACCTCGACACCCTGATCAGCCCCGACGTGCCGTCGCTGCGGTCGATCGCGACCGAGCACGGCGTCGAGGCGAGCGAGCTCTGGGCGGCCCGCGAGCGCGCCGCCGTCGAGGTCCAGTACGAGGAGATCCGGGCGGGCCAGAAGACCCTGTACGACGACGTTTCGAGCCTCGACGACCTGACGGCGCCGCGGGCGATCGTGAGCAACAACCAGCACGAGACGATCGCCAACATCGTCGAGCACTTCGGGCTCGACGGCTTCGACCCGTGGTACGGCCGCGAGCCGACCATCGCCGGCATCGAGCGCAAGAAGCCGACGCCGTACTACCTCGAACGCGCGATCGACGACATCGGCTGTTCGAACCCGCTGTACGTCGGCGACAGCTGGGTCGACGTGGCGGCCGCCGACGCGGTCGGGATCGACTCGGCGTTCGTCTGGCGCGACCACCGCGACGGCTACGACCTGACGGCGTTCGACCTCGAGAGCGAGCCGACCCACGAGATCGACACGCTCGCGGAGCTTCCGGGGCTGGTCTCCGGGTAG
- a CDS encoding SRPBCC domain-containing protein — MHQVEVFEEIDAPPSVVWDVLLEFDAYPEWNPFVRSIEGVPVTGERLRVRIEPPESRGWTFTPAVVAAEENRRLVWVGRLLVPFAFDGYHEFHLEPVDGGERTRLLQRETFRGALVPLLFDADRIERGFRAMNEAVKARAEARANPDPDPDPDPDADADADANATA, encoded by the coding sequence GTGCACCAGGTCGAGGTCTTCGAAGAGATCGACGCCCCGCCGTCGGTCGTCTGGGACGTGCTCCTCGAGTTCGACGCCTACCCGGAGTGGAACCCGTTCGTCCGCTCGATCGAGGGGGTTCCCGTCACGGGCGAGCGCCTCCGCGTGCGGATCGAGCCGCCGGAGTCGCGGGGCTGGACGTTCACGCCGGCGGTCGTCGCCGCCGAGGAGAACCGCCGCCTCGTCTGGGTCGGTCGCCTGCTGGTCCCGTTCGCCTTCGACGGGTACCACGAGTTCCACCTCGAACCGGTCGACGGCGGCGAGCGCACTCGCCTGCTCCAGCGCGAGACGTTCCGCGGGGCGCTCGTCCCCCTCCTGTTCGACGCGGACCGCATCGAGCGCGGCTTCAGGGCGATGAACGAGGCCGTGAAAGCGCGCGCCGAGGCGCGGGCGAACCCGGACCCGGACCCGGACCCGGACCCGGACGCGGACGCGGACGCGGACGCGAACGCGACCGCCTGA
- a CDS encoding DUF7405 family protein produces MSPPSRGLPRRAFVRSAVAIGGASALAACMDREGEEVADLPQASVAPEDLPERQHAWNDHVLEDEHGNALAPEHNVLLCLDYLGDRPTDAERGEVEAALTTLERAYERGSDGLAFTVGYSPAYFDRFDGDLPGSVHLPDPEPLASIEDPALDAYDALVHLASDHGSVVLAAEEALTGERASLNGLDVEGSFDGIFEVAERRTGFVGEGLPADEQEGVRGIPDSEPVPEDAPMFMGFKSGFRKNQASEDRVTIDAGPFAGGTTTHLSRIRLHLEQWYEQDSRDQRVAKMFCPAHADEGRVEGAGHDLGDSSELGDCPAHATDDARNRGVVGHAQKAARAREDDEPRILRRDFDSTDGGEAAVHFLAHQRAVSEFVETRRAMTGADLARDSAVGSRTNNGILQYLTVANRANYLVPPRRHRSLPSPAPE; encoded by the coding sequence ATGAGCCCCCCGTCGCGCGGACTCCCCCGTCGCGCGTTCGTCCGCAGCGCCGTCGCCATCGGCGGGGCGAGCGCGCTCGCCGCCTGCATGGACCGCGAGGGCGAGGAGGTCGCAGACCTGCCGCAGGCGTCGGTCGCCCCCGAGGACCTCCCGGAGCGCCAGCACGCCTGGAACGACCACGTCCTCGAAGACGAGCACGGCAACGCGCTCGCGCCCGAGCACAACGTCCTCCTCTGTCTCGACTACCTGGGCGACCGGCCGACCGACGCCGAGCGCGGAGAGGTCGAAGCGGCGCTGACGACCCTCGAACGCGCCTACGAGCGCGGGAGCGACGGCCTCGCGTTCACCGTCGGCTACTCGCCGGCGTACTTCGACCGGTTCGACGGGGACCTGCCCGGGTCGGTCCACCTGCCCGACCCCGAGCCGCTGGCGTCGATCGAGGACCCCGCGCTCGACGCGTACGACGCGCTCGTCCACCTCGCGAGCGACCACGGGTCGGTCGTGCTGGCCGCCGAGGAGGCGCTGACCGGCGAGCGCGCGTCGCTGAACGGCCTCGACGTCGAGGGCTCGTTCGACGGGATCTTCGAGGTGGCAGAGCGCCGGACCGGGTTCGTCGGCGAGGGTTTGCCCGCCGACGAGCAGGAGGGGGTCCGCGGCATCCCCGACTCCGAGCCCGTCCCCGAGGACGCTCCGATGTTCATGGGGTTCAAGTCCGGCTTCCGGAAGAATCAGGCGAGCGAGGACCGCGTGACCATCGACGCGGGACCGTTCGCCGGCGGGACGACGACCCACCTCTCGCGCATCCGACTCCACCTCGAACAGTGGTACGAGCAGGACAGCCGCGACCAGCGCGTCGCCAAGATGTTCTGTCCCGCCCACGCCGACGAGGGCCGCGTCGAGGGCGCGGGGCACGACCTCGGCGACTCGAGCGAGTTGGGCGACTGCCCCGCCCACGCGACCGACGACGCCCGCAACCGCGGGGTGGTCGGCCACGCCCAGAAGGCCGCCCGCGCCCGCGAGGACGACGAACCGCGCATCCTCCGGCGGGACTTCGACTCGACCGACGGCGGCGAGGCGGCCGTCCACTTCCTCGCCCACCAGCGGGCCGTCTCGGAGTTCGTCGAGACGCGGCGGGCGATGACCGGCGCCGACCTCGCCCGCGACTCCGCGGTCGGCTCGCGGACGAACAACGGCATCCTCCAGTACCTGACGGTCGCGAACCGGGCGAACTACCTCGTCCCGCCGCGCCGGCACCGCTCGCTGCCGTCGCCGGCCCCCGAGTGA